A region of Diceros bicornis minor isolate mBicDic1 chromosome 31, mDicBic1.mat.cur, whole genome shotgun sequence DNA encodes the following proteins:
- the EEF1G gene encoding elongation factor 1-gamma, with protein sequence MAAGTLYTYPENWRAFKALIAAQYSGAQIRVLSAPPHFHFGQTNRTPEFLRKFPAGKVPAFEGDDGFCVFESNAIAYYVSNEELRGSTPEAAAQVVQWVSFADSDIVPPASTWVFPTLGIMHHNKQATENAKEEVRRILGLLDAHLKTRTFLVGERVTLADITVVCTLLWLYKQVLEPSFRQAFPNTNRWFLTCINQPQFRAVLGEVKLCEKMAQFDAKKFAESQPKKDTPRKEKGSREEKQKPQAERKEEKKAAAPAPEEEMDECEQALAAEPKAKDPFAHLPKSTFVLDEFKRKYSNEDTLSVALPYFWEHFDKDGWSLWYSEYRFPEELTQTFMSCNLITGMFQRLDKLRKNAFASVILFGTNNSSSISGVWVFRGQELAFPLSPDWQVDYESYTWRKLDPGSEEAQTLVREYFSWEGAFQHVGKAFNQGKIFK encoded by the exons ATGGCGGCTGGG ACCCTGTACACATATCCTGAAAACTGGAGGGCCTTCAAGGCCCTCATTGCCGCTCAGTACAGCGGGGCTCAGATCCGCGTGCTCTCCGCACCACCCCACTTCCACTTTGGCCAAACCAACCGCACCCCTGAGTTTCTCCGTAAATTTCCTGCCGGCAAG GTTCCAGCATTTGAGGGTGATGATGGATTCTGTGTGTTTGAGAGCAATGCCATTGCTTACTATG TGAGCAATGAGGAGCTGCGGGGAAGTACTCCAGAGGCAGCAGCCCAGGTGGTCCAGTGGGTGAGCTTTGCTGATAGTGACATAGTGCCCCCAGCCAGTACCTGGGTGTTCCCCACCTTGGGCATCATGCACCACAACAAGCAG GCCACAGAGAATGCAAAGGAGGAAGTGAGGCGAATTCTGGGGCTGCTGGATGCTCACTTGAAGACGAGGACTTTTCTGGTGGGCGAACGAGTGACACTGGCTGACATCACAGTTGTTTGCACCCTGTTGTGGCTCTATAAACAG GTCCTGGAGCCCTCTTTCCGCCAGGCCTTCCCCAATACCAATCGCTGGTTCCTCACCTGCATTAACCAGCCCCAGTTCCGGGCTGTCTTGGGGGAGGTGAAACTCTGTGAGAAGATGGCCCAGTTTGATG CTAAAAAGTTTGCAGAGAGCCAGCCTAAAAAGGACACCCCACGGAAAGAGAAAGGTTCAAGGGAGGAGAAGCAGAAGCCCCAGGCTGAgcggaaagaggagaaaaaggcaGCTGCTCCTGCTCCTGAGGAAGAGATGGATGAATGTGAGCAGGCACTGGCTGCTGAGCCGAAGGCCAAGGACCCCTTTGCTCACCTGCCCAAGAG TACCTTTGTGTTGGATGAATTCAAGCGCAAGTACTCCAACGAGGACACACTCTCTGTGGCGCTGCCGTACTTTTGGGAGCACTTTGATAAGGATGGCTGGTCCTTGTGGTACTCTGAGTACCGTTTCCCTGAAGAGCTCACCCAGACCTTCATGAGTTGCAACCTCATCACCG GAATGTTCCAGCGATTGGACAAGCTGAGGAAGAATGCCTTTGCCAGCGTCATCCTCTTTGGAACCAACAACAGCAGCTCCATTTCTGGAGTCTGGGTCTTCCGAGGCCAGGAGCTTGCCTTTCCG CTGAGTCCAGATTGGCAGGTGGACTATGAGTCATATACATGGCGGAAACTGGATCCTGGCAGCGAGGAGGCCCAGACGCTGGTTCGAGAGTACTTTTCCTGGGAGGGCGCCTTCCAGCATGTGGGCAAAGCCTTCAATCAGGGCAAGATCTTCAAGTGA